Proteins co-encoded in one Capsicum annuum cultivar UCD-10X-F1 chromosome 9, UCD10Xv1.1, whole genome shotgun sequence genomic window:
- the LOC107842860 gene encoding uncharacterized protein LOC107842860 isoform X1, translating into MEKDLDDCEFWLPPQFLTDDDLLMDFKKTHHYVSDAKNDFQSEFAYGFNPFGPHSDLSSPVESVVGSAENESDEDDFVTRKMGFCTLQDNTKGLRLSGSPQSTLCGCKQGSSRGSPNCLSQASSPPPMNRPDVSLDLLYAAAGEVARIRMMEESAGLYHSKGGGIWSAPPRKTSPVPVGPKTPKPNLGHFSTNQAQLSYQQLQVAQFQRLKQQQMIKQGQGGYRQFSLNQSHQQMLENRARNGVKGALNLPNSAWPTLQQSTQQQHQQPHHGSGMRAVFLGNPGGPKRECAGTGVFLPRRVGTQTESRKKPGCPVILPDRVVQALNLNLEAMDAAARPQSQVQTRCHSGDNLDGGLKYRNNAVAAAAGQQRRNQRTHPVELQLPQEWTY; encoded by the exons ATGGAGAAAGATTTGGATGATTGTGAGTTTTGGTTACCACCACAGTTTCTTACTGATGATGACCTTTTGATGGATTTTAAGAAGACCCATCACTATGTTAGTGACGCTAAAAATGATTTTCAGAGTGAGTTTGCTTATGGGTTTAACCCTTTTGGTCCTCACTCGGATCTGAGTTCTCCTGTTGAGTCTGTAGTTGGCTCAGCTGAGAACGAAAGTGATGAAGATGATTTTGTCACTCGCAAAATGGGTTTCTGTACTCTGCAAGATAACACTAAG gGATTGCGTTTGTCCGGTTCGCCACAATCGACGTTGTGTGGTTGCAAGCAAGGGTCAAGCCGTGGAAGCCCGAATTGTTTATCTCAGGCTTCGTCTCCACCACCGATGAACAGGCCCGATGTGTCGTTGGATCTGCTTTATGCGGCtgccggagaagtagcaaggatTAGAATGATGGAGGAGTCAGCTGGACTTTACCATAGCAAAGGTGGAGGAATTTGGTCTGCTCCTCCAAGGAAAACAAGTCCTGTACCTGTTGGGCCCAAAACCCCCAAGCCAAATCTTGGTCATTTCAGTACAAATCAGGCTCAACTTTCTTACCAGCAGTTGCAGGTGGCTCAA TTTCAGCGATTGAAGCAACAGCAAATGATTAAGCAAGGACAGGGTGGATATAGACAGTTTTCATTGAACCAAAGTCACCAGCAAATGTTGGAAAACAGGGCGAGAAATGGCGTTAAAGGGGCTTTGAACTTGCCAAACTCAGCGTGGCCTACTTTGCAACAGTCTACACAGCAACAACACCAGCAGCCTCATCATGGCTCAGGCATGCGCGCTGTTTTCCTTGGTAACCCTGGTGGGCCTAAAAGAGAATGTGCTGGTACTGGGGTCTTTTTGCCTAGACGAGTTGGTACCCAAACTGAATCACGAAAGAAACCAG GTTGTCCAGTTATATTGCCAGACAGGGTGGTCCAGGCCCTGAATCTGAATTTAGAAGCCATGGATGCAGCAGCTAGACCACAATCTCAGGTTCAAACCAGATGTCACAGTGGGGATAATCttg ATGGTGGCTTGAAATATCGAAACAACGCGGTGGCCGCAGCAGCAGGACAACAAAGGAGAAATCAAAGAACGCACCCAGTGGAACTGCAACTTCCTCAGGAATGGACTTACTGA
- the LOC107842860 gene encoding uncharacterized protein LOC107842860 isoform X2 gives MEKDLDDCEFWLPPQFLTDDDLLMDFKKTHHYVSDAKNDFQSEFAYGFNPFGPHSDLSSPVESVVGSAENESDEDDFVTRKMGFCTLQDNTKGLRLSGSPQSTLCGCKQGSSRGSPNCLSQASSPPPMNRPDVSLDLLYAAAGEVARIRMMEESAGLYHSKGGGIWSAPPRKTSPVPVGPKTPKPNLGHFSTNQAQLSYQQLQVAQRLKQQQMIKQGQGGYRQFSLNQSHQQMLENRARNGVKGALNLPNSAWPTLQQSTQQQHQQPHHGSGMRAVFLGNPGGPKRECAGTGVFLPRRVGTQTESRKKPGCPVILPDRVVQALNLNLEAMDAAARPQSQVQTRCHSGDNLDGGLKYRNNAVAAAAGQQRRNQRTHPVELQLPQEWTY, from the exons ATGGAGAAAGATTTGGATGATTGTGAGTTTTGGTTACCACCACAGTTTCTTACTGATGATGACCTTTTGATGGATTTTAAGAAGACCCATCACTATGTTAGTGACGCTAAAAATGATTTTCAGAGTGAGTTTGCTTATGGGTTTAACCCTTTTGGTCCTCACTCGGATCTGAGTTCTCCTGTTGAGTCTGTAGTTGGCTCAGCTGAGAACGAAAGTGATGAAGATGATTTTGTCACTCGCAAAATGGGTTTCTGTACTCTGCAAGATAACACTAAG gGATTGCGTTTGTCCGGTTCGCCACAATCGACGTTGTGTGGTTGCAAGCAAGGGTCAAGCCGTGGAAGCCCGAATTGTTTATCTCAGGCTTCGTCTCCACCACCGATGAACAGGCCCGATGTGTCGTTGGATCTGCTTTATGCGGCtgccggagaagtagcaaggatTAGAATGATGGAGGAGTCAGCTGGACTTTACCATAGCAAAGGTGGAGGAATTTGGTCTGCTCCTCCAAGGAAAACAAGTCCTGTACCTGTTGGGCCCAAAACCCCCAAGCCAAATCTTGGTCATTTCAGTACAAATCAGGCTCAACTTTCTTACCAGCAGTTGCAGGTGGCTCAA CGATTGAAGCAACAGCAAATGATTAAGCAAGGACAGGGTGGATATAGACAGTTTTCATTGAACCAAAGTCACCAGCAAATGTTGGAAAACAGGGCGAGAAATGGCGTTAAAGGGGCTTTGAACTTGCCAAACTCAGCGTGGCCTACTTTGCAACAGTCTACACAGCAACAACACCAGCAGCCTCATCATGGCTCAGGCATGCGCGCTGTTTTCCTTGGTAACCCTGGTGGGCCTAAAAGAGAATGTGCTGGTACTGGGGTCTTTTTGCCTAGACGAGTTGGTACCCAAACTGAATCACGAAAGAAACCAG GTTGTCCAGTTATATTGCCAGACAGGGTGGTCCAGGCCCTGAATCTGAATTTAGAAGCCATGGATGCAGCAGCTAGACCACAATCTCAGGTTCAAACCAGATGTCACAGTGGGGATAATCttg ATGGTGGCTTGAAATATCGAAACAACGCGGTGGCCGCAGCAGCAGGACAACAAAGGAGAAATCAAAGAACGCACCCAGTGGAACTGCAACTTCCTCAGGAATGGACTTACTGA